A genomic segment from Aegilops tauschii subsp. strangulata cultivar AL8/78 chromosome 1, Aet v6.0, whole genome shotgun sequence encodes:
- the LOC109780142 gene encoding cysteine proteinase inhibitor: MAEAAQGGGLRGRGALLGGVQDAPAGRENDLETIELARFAVAEHNTKANALLEFERLVKVRQQVVAGCMHYFTIEVKEGGAKKLYEAKVWEKAWENFKQLQDFKPAA, encoded by the exons ATGGCCGAGGCGGCGCAGGGCGGGGGGCTACGCGGCCGCGGCGCTCTGCTGGGCGGCGTCCAGGACGCGCCGGCGGGGCGGGAGAACGACCTCGAGACCATCGAGCTCGCGCGCTTCGCCGTCGCCGAGCACAACACCAAGGCC AACGCGCTGCTGGAGTTCGAGAGGCTGGTGAAGGTGAGGCAGCAGGTGGTGGCCGGGTGCATGCACTACTTCACCATCGAGGTCAAGGAAGGCGGCGCCAAGAAGCTCTACGAGGCCAAGGTGTGGGAGAAGGCCTGGGAGAACTTCAAGCAGCTCCAGGACTTCAAGCCGGCCGCCTGA
- the LOC109780141 gene encoding uncharacterized protein isoform X1: MVALRYAARTLGRFTLRRPQGFGISSTAAEDQQRFLPRLINTNISAPTAAPSTPTAPPDDDPYTVFTMYYGRQGEGQGAVPGLTAEQQKDVASRLVQIDGKKEELYNMISGLERSYNVSGKIVRQNGRLARHLAVLVKPKPNDPYWRLHSRSQRIMDCIHFMGGCCLGPVIVSGFAWWMTEAHAEEKDDSLG; encoded by the exons ATGGTGGCACTTCGATATGCGGCGAGGACACTTGGTCGATTCACGCTCCGAAGACCACAGGGGTTCGGCATCTCATCGACTGCGGCAGAGGATCAACAGCGGTTCCTGCCACGGCTCATCAACACGAAT ATATCAGCTCCAACGGCAGCTCCTTCGACTCCGACAGCCCCCCCGGATGATGACCCCTACACGGTCTTCACCATGTACTACGGCCGTCAAGGGGAAGGGCAAGGCGCCGTGCCG GGCCTCACAGCTGAGCAACAAAAAGATGTTGCAAGCCGCCTAGTGCAAATCGATGGGAAGAAAGAGGAGCTGTACAATATGATTTCTGGCCTTGAAAGGAGCTACAACGTTAGTGGCAAGATAGTCCGGCAAAATGGTCGGCTGGCGCGTCATCTTGCTGTACTAGTCAAGCCTAAACCCAATGACCCTTACTG GCGTTTGCATTCAAGATCACAAAGAATTATGGACTGCATACATTTTATGGGGGGCTGTTGTTTAGGCCCTGTGATTGTGAGTGGTTTTGCCTGGTGGATGACAGAGGCACATGCAGAAGAAAAAGATGATAGTCTTGGATGA
- the LOC109780141 gene encoding uncharacterized protein isoform X2 yields MVALRYAARTLGRFTLRRPQGFGISSTAAEDQQRFLPRLINTNGLTAEQQKDVASRLVQIDGKKEELYNMISGLERSYNVSGKIVRQNGRLARHLAVLVKPKPNDPYWRLHSRSQRIMDCIHFMGGCCLGPVIVSGFAWWMTEAHAEEKDDSLG; encoded by the exons ATGGTGGCACTTCGATATGCGGCGAGGACACTTGGTCGATTCACGCTCCGAAGACCACAGGGGTTCGGCATCTCATCGACTGCGGCAGAGGATCAACAGCGGTTCCTGCCACGGCTCATCAACACGAAT GGCCTCACAGCTGAGCAACAAAAAGATGTTGCAAGCCGCCTAGTGCAAATCGATGGGAAGAAAGAGGAGCTGTACAATATGATTTCTGGCCTTGAAAGGAGCTACAACGTTAGTGGCAAGATAGTCCGGCAAAATGGTCGGCTGGCGCGTCATCTTGCTGTACTAGTCAAGCCTAAACCCAATGACCCTTACTG GCGTTTGCATTCAAGATCACAAAGAATTATGGACTGCATACATTTTATGGGGGGCTGTTGTTTAGGCCCTGTGATTGTGAGTGGTTTTGCCTGGTGGATGACAGAGGCACATGCAGAAGAAAAAGATGATAGTCTTGGATGA
- the LOC109780147 gene encoding uncharacterized protein yields the protein MCLDACKRGYLQGCRPMIFIDGCHIKTRYRGQLLVAVGIDPNNCIFPIAIGVVEVEDKPNWVWFLERLKSDLAIINTTPWTVMSDKQKGLINVVTEVFPESEHRFCVRHMWKNFQQLYKGDALKNQLWKIARSTTVIKYEQYMLEMKVLNEDAYTWLKELEPNTWVRAFQSDIPKCDILLNNLCEVFNKYILEARELPILSMFERIKQQWTARHYTKHCEGEKMQGVMCPKIKKLVDKLTELANTCYVYESGDGVFQVVDRGTDYIVDWHSKSCSLSMFKKAYSNIIYPCKDITEWEKMNGPEINPPDYKKHPDHNIKGCKYMEAGLPPPNAQAPPPQHDDNLETSQANMEQQPPPEQAQHANTSAETSTVVEDLMVDHMLQQAFA from the exons ATGTGCCTTGATGCATGCAAGAGAGGCTATCTTCAAGGTTGCAGGCCTATGATCTTCATAGATGGCTGCCATATTAAAACAAGATACAGAGGGCAGTTGCTGGTTGCAGTAGGAATAGATCCAAATAATTGCATATTCCCCATAGCAATAGGTGTTGTGGAAGTGGAGGACAAGCCTAACTGGGTTTGGTTTCTTGAGAGGCTGAAGAGTGATCTTGCTATTATCAACACAACCCCATGGACAGTAATGTCTGACAAGCAGAAG GGCCTGATAAATGTTGTGACTGAAGTATTCCCTGAGTCAGAACATAGGTTCTGTGTCAGGCATATGTGGAAGAATTTCCAACAGTTGTACAAAGGTGATGCTTTGAAGAATCAATTGTGGAAGATAGCTAGGAGCACAACAGTTATTAAGTATGAGCAGTACATGCTTGAGATGAAGGTGCTGAATGAGGATGCATACACCTGGTTGAAAGAGTTGGAGCCAAACACTTGGGTGAGGGCTTTCCAAAGTGACATACCTAAGTGTGACATTCTGCTCAACAATTTGTGTGAGGTGTTCAACAA ATATATCTTGGAGGCAAGAGAATTGCCAATTCTTTCAATGTTTGAGAGGATCAAGCAACAGTGGACTGCAAGGCACTACACTAAGCATTGTGAGGGTGAGAAGATGCAAGGAGTAATGTGCCCTAAGATCAAGAAACTAGTTGACAAGCTTACAGAGCTGGCCAACACATGCTATGTGTATGAATCAGGAGATGGAGTGTTTCAAGTGGTGGATAGAGGAACAGATTACATAGTAGACTGGCACAGCAAGTCCTGCAGCT TGTCCATGTTCAAGAAGGCTTATAGCAATATCATCTACCCTTGCAAGGACATCACTGAGTGGGAGAAGATGAATGGGCCTGAAATTAATCCACCAGACTACAAGAAGCAT CCTGACCACAATATCAAGGGATGCAAATATATGGAAGCTGGTCTACCACCTCCCAATGCACAAGCTCCTCCACCCCAACATGATGACAATTTGGAAACTTCACAAGCTAATATGGAGCAACAGCCACCTCCAGAACAAGCCCAG CATGCCAACACAAGTGCAGAGACCAGTACAGTAGTAGAAGATCTTATGGTGGATCACATGCTTCAGCAG GCCTTTGCCTAG